Proteins found in one Methylobacterium sp. CB376 genomic segment:
- the ubiE gene encoding bifunctional demethylmenaquinone methyltransferase/2-methoxy-6-polyprenyl-1,4-benzoquinol methylase UbiE has protein sequence MADETSTDFGFSRVPLGDKQGRVNEVFRSVAKRYDLMNDLMSGGLHRAWKSALISTLRPSRQRPFRLLDVAGGTGDIAFRALDAGGPDTQVTVLDINDAMLSVGRERAGGRFEGRIAFVAGNAEALPLPDDAFDAYTIAFGIRNVPRIPLALAEAFRVLKPGGRFLCLEFSRVDVPGLDRIYDAYSFRVIPRIGELVAGDRESYRYLVESIRRFPTPGAFARMIEEAGFSRVTHRPLSGGICAIHSGWKIA, from the coding sequence ATGGCCGACGAGACCAGCACCGATTTCGGCTTCTCGCGCGTCCCCCTCGGCGACAAGCAGGGGCGCGTCAACGAGGTCTTCCGCTCCGTCGCCAAGCGCTACGACCTGATGAACGACCTGATGTCGGGCGGGCTGCACCGGGCCTGGAAGAGCGCGCTGATCTCGACCCTGCGCCCCTCGCGCCAGCGGCCGTTCCGGCTCCTCGACGTGGCGGGCGGGACCGGCGACATCGCCTTCCGGGCCCTCGACGCGGGCGGGCCGGACACGCAGGTGACGGTCCTCGACATCAACGACGCGATGCTCTCGGTGGGGCGCGAGCGGGCCGGCGGGCGCTTCGAGGGGCGGATCGCCTTCGTCGCCGGCAACGCCGAGGCCCTGCCCCTGCCCGACGATGCCTTCGACGCCTACACGATCGCCTTCGGGATCCGGAACGTGCCGCGCATCCCGCTGGCGCTCGCCGAGGCCTTCCGGGTGCTCAAGCCCGGCGGGCGCTTCCTGTGCCTCGAATTCTCCCGCGTGGACGTGCCGGGCCTCGACCGGATCTACGACGCCTACTCGTTCCGGGTGATCCCGCGCATCGGCGAGCTCGTGGCGGGGGACAGGGAATCCTACCGCTACCTCGTCGAGTCGATCCGCCGCTTCCCGACGCCCGGCGCCTTCGCGCGCATGATCGAGGAGGCGGGCTTCTCCCGGGTCACGCATCGGCCGCTCTCGGGCGGGATCTGCGCCATCCATTCGGGCTGGAAGATCGCGTGA
- a CDS encoding ABC transporter substrate-binding protein — MPARQRRTTGRALLAPLAALALAGAARAEEPVLTDGKVKLAVLTDMSSVYADSTGRGSLIAAEMAVRDFGGTIGGRPIEVVSADHQNKPDVGSNIARQWYDRDGVDVILDVPTSSVALAVQQIAREKGRILIVSGGGTSDLTGPACSPTGLHWTYDTYALSHVSGQAAVKRGLDTWAFVTADYAFGHALERDGAAEVKRSGGKVLSTVRAPFATADFSSFLIQAQGSGAKLVAFANAGGDTVNAIKQAHEFGIVQGGQTLLALLINIDDVHSLGIDVAQGLLLTTAFYWDRDEATRAFATRFKQAYGLMPTMHQAGVYSAVTHYLKAVREAGTDDALKVVAKMREMPVDDMFARGGRVREDGRMVHDMYLMQVKTPQESKGEWDLYKLLATVPGDEAFRPLAEGGCPLVKAAR, encoded by the coding sequence ATGCCAGCACGCCAGCGGCGGACCACGGGTCGCGCCCTCCTCGCCCCGCTCGCCGCCCTCGCCCTCGCCGGGGCGGCCCGGGCGGAGGAGCCCGTCCTCACCGACGGCAAGGTCAAGCTCGCGGTCCTCACCGACATGTCGAGCGTCTACGCCGATTCGACCGGCCGCGGCTCGCTCATCGCGGCCGAGATGGCGGTGCGGGATTTCGGCGGCACGATCGGCGGAAGGCCGATCGAGGTGGTCTCCGCCGATCACCAGAACAAGCCGGATGTCGGCTCGAACATCGCCCGGCAATGGTACGACCGGGACGGCGTCGACGTGATCCTCGACGTGCCGACCTCCTCGGTGGCGCTCGCGGTCCAGCAGATCGCCAGGGAGAAGGGCAGGATCCTGATCGTGTCCGGGGGCGGCACCTCGGACCTGACCGGGCCGGCCTGCTCGCCGACCGGCCTGCACTGGACCTACGACACCTACGCGCTGTCCCACGTCTCGGGCCAGGCGGCGGTGAAGCGGGGCCTCGACACCTGGGCCTTCGTGACGGCGGATTACGCCTTCGGCCACGCCCTGGAGCGGGACGGCGCCGCCGAGGTGAAGCGCTCCGGCGGCAAGGTGCTGTCGACCGTGCGGGCGCCCTTCGCCACCGCCGACTTCTCGTCCTTCCTGATCCAGGCGCAGGGATCGGGGGCCAAGCTCGTCGCCTTCGCCAATGCGGGCGGCGACACGGTCAACGCGATCAAGCAGGCGCACGAATTCGGCATCGTCCAGGGCGGGCAGACCCTGCTCGCCCTCCTCATCAACATCGACGACGTGCACAGCCTCGGCATCGACGTGGCGCAGGGGCTCCTCCTGACCACGGCCTTCTACTGGGACCGGGACGAGGCGACCCGCGCCTTCGCGACGCGCTTCAAGCAGGCCTACGGGCTGATGCCGACCATGCATCAGGCGGGGGTCTACTCGGCGGTCACCCATTACCTGAAGGCCGTGCGGGAGGCCGGCACCGACGACGCCCTCAAGGTCGTCGCCAAGATGCGGGAGATGCCGGTGGACGACATGTTCGCGAGGGGCGGCCGGGTGCGCGAGGACGGGCGCATGGTCCACGACATGTACCTGATGCAGGTGAAGACGCCGCAGGAATCGAAGGGCGAGTGGGACCTCTACAAGCTCCTGGCGACGGTCCCCGGCGACGAGGCCTTCCGGCCCCTGGCCGAGGGGGGCTGCCCGCTGGTGAAGGCGGCGCGGTGA
- the ubiB gene encoding 2-polyprenylphenol 6-hydroxylase, which translates to MLSAVFHLLRGVEVGWVLAREGALAFVDAAALPPHLRAFLRLGRRLERRGLGPTARLPTALTRLGPSYVKFGQFLATRPDIVGVAAARDLERLQDRVPPFPQEVAVATIEETLGQRVGALFLSLSPPIAAASIAQVHRARIREPGGAERTIAVKVMRPGVRERFARDIQAMRFMARVVEILRPEAERLRPREVVETLARSVAMEMDLRLEAAALSEFAENIKGDEDFRVPRPIWELTGRDVLASEWIDGIRLNDRAAIVAAGHDTAALGRTVIQSFLRHAIRDGFFHADMHPGNLFVDPMGRLAAVDFGIMGRLGIKERRFLAEILLGFILRDYRRVAEVHFEAGYVPSHHSVDDFAQAIRAIGEPIHQRRADEISMAKVLTLLFDVTALFDMSTRTELVMLQKTMVVVEGVARSLDPRLDMWTTAEPVVRTWLARNLGPIGRIEQAGRAALTLADVLADAPDLSQRLKRLLIRLDEEAPREGAKLERKLRAETRRAVWSTLGLWAIAGAVLLLALH; encoded by the coding sequence GTGCTGAGCGCGGTCTTCCACCTCCTGCGCGGCGTCGAGGTCGGCTGGGTGCTGGCGCGCGAGGGCGCGCTCGCCTTCGTGGACGCGGCCGCCCTCCCCCCGCACCTGCGCGCCTTCCTGCGGCTCGGCCGGCGGCTGGAGCGCCGCGGCCTCGGGCCGACCGCCCGGCTTCCGACCGCGCTCACGCGGCTCGGCCCCTCCTACGTCAAGTTCGGCCAGTTCCTGGCGACGCGCCCCGACATCGTCGGGGTCGCGGCCGCCCGCGACCTCGAACGCCTGCAGGACCGGGTGCCGCCCTTCCCGCAGGAGGTGGCGGTGGCGACCATCGAGGAGACGCTGGGTCAGCGGGTCGGCGCCCTCTTCCTCTCCCTCAGCCCGCCCATCGCGGCGGCCTCGATCGCGCAGGTGCACCGGGCCCGCATCCGCGAGCCCGGCGGGGCCGAGCGCACCATCGCCGTGAAGGTGATGCGGCCGGGCGTGCGCGAGCGCTTCGCCCGCGACATCCAGGCCATGCGCTTCATGGCGCGGGTGGTCGAGATCCTGCGCCCCGAGGCCGAGCGCCTGCGCCCCCGGGAGGTGGTGGAGACCCTCGCCCGCTCGGTCGCCATGGAGATGGACCTGCGGCTCGAAGCCGCCGCGCTCTCGGAATTCGCCGAGAACATCAAGGGCGACGAGGATTTCCGGGTGCCGCGGCCGATCTGGGAGCTCACCGGCCGCGACGTGCTGGCGAGCGAATGGATCGACGGCATCCGCCTCAACGACCGCGCCGCGATCGTGGCGGCCGGGCACGACACCGCGGCGCTCGGGCGCACGGTGATCCAGTCCTTCCTGCGCCACGCGATCCGGGACGGCTTCTTCCACGCCGACATGCATCCCGGGAACCTGTTCGTGGACCCGATGGGCCGGCTCGCCGCGGTCGATTTCGGCATCATGGGCCGGCTCGGCATCAAGGAGCGGCGCTTCCTGGCCGAGATCCTGCTCGGCTTCATCCTGCGCGACTACCGGCGCGTGGCCGAGGTGCATTTCGAGGCCGGCTACGTGCCCTCCCACCACTCGGTCGACGATTTCGCCCAGGCGATCCGGGCGATCGGCGAGCCGATCCACCAGCGCCGGGCCGACGAGATCTCGATGGCCAAGGTGCTCACCCTGCTCTTCGACGTCACCGCCCTGTTCGACATGAGCACCCGCACCGAGCTGGTGATGCTCCAGAAGACCATGGTGGTGGTGGAGGGCGTGGCGCGCTCCCTCGACCCGCGCCTCGACATGTGGACCACCGCCGAGCCGGTGGTGCGCACCTGGCTCGCCCGGAATCTCGGGCCGATCGGCCGGATCGAGCAGGCGGGCCGCGCCGCCCTGACCCTCGCGGACGTGCTGGCCGACGCCCCCGACCTGTCCCAGCGCCTCAAGCGCCTGCTGATCCGCCTCGACGAGGAGGCGCCGCGCGAGGGCGCGAAGCTCGAGCGGAAGCTGCGGGCCGAGACGCGGCGGGCCGTCTGGTCTACTCTCGGGCTCTGGGCCATCGCGGGCGCGGTCCTCCTCCTCGCCCTGCACTGA